One part of the Nocardioides zeae genome encodes these proteins:
- a CDS encoding acyltransferase, translated as MRQRVRRPQLRQWVDSLYGRERGIQSGIDPLVSDRQLASFLVAKVGDRARGVVTLMPHVYRGRRVRIRGRDSLALGKSVAIAADVLLDAVSKRGIQVGDKSTIDIGAVLRASGAIRNVGEGIVIGKRTAVGAYNVILGQGGVYIGDDCLLGPGVQMHSENHIFKDREIPIREQGEQRNAIRVGNDVWIGANSVVLAGSVIHDGAVVAANSVVRGEIAAYSVVAGAPASQKGTRGEGR; from the coding sequence GTGAGGCAGCGCGTGCGTAGGCCACAACTGCGGCAATGGGTTGATTCACTCTACGGTCGCGAGCGTGGGATCCAATCGGGGATCGACCCGCTGGTTTCGGATCGCCAGCTCGCTTCGTTCTTGGTGGCGAAAGTAGGCGACCGCGCTCGTGGCGTCGTTACCCTCATGCCTCACGTCTATCGCGGGCGCCGCGTTAGAATCAGAGGCCGTGATTCCCTAGCGCTCGGAAAATCCGTTGCGATTGCAGCAGACGTGTTACTCGACGCAGTCTCCAAACGCGGCATCCAAGTGGGCGATAAATCGACAATTGACATTGGAGCCGTACTTAGAGCTTCGGGAGCCATTCGCAATGTGGGCGAAGGGATCGTAATCGGCAAGCGGACAGCAGTTGGGGCGTACAATGTCATCCTTGGCCAAGGCGGCGTGTATATCGGCGACGACTGCTTGCTAGGACCCGGAGTGCAAATGCACTCCGAGAACCATATCTTCAAGGATCGCGAGATTCCGATCCGCGAACAGGGCGAGCAGCGAAACGCCATCCGCGTGGGTAACGATGTGTGGATAGGCGCGAATTCAGTAGTTCTAGCAGGATCGGTTATCCACGACGGAGCGGTGGTCGCAGCAAACTCAGTCGTCCGGGGAGAGATTGCGGCTTATTCGGTCGTTGCGGGAGCCCCGGCTTCGCAAAAGGGAACTCGCGGGGAGGGCCGTTGA
- a CDS encoding sulfate adenylyltransferase subunit 1, whose protein sequence is MDLLRFATAGSVDDGKSTLIGRLLLDSKAIFEDQLAAVEATSASKGYDYTDLALLTDGLRSEREQGITIDVAYRYFATPTRKFIIADTPGHVQYTRNMVTGASTADLGLVLVDARHGLTEQSRRHAVLLSLLRVPHLVLAVNKMDLVDYSAERFEEIKREFSAFATKLTIPDLTVIPISALKGDNVVTRSANMPWYDGSSLLHHLENVHVASDRDLRDARFPVQYVVRPKSDEHHDYRGYAGQVAGGVFKAGDDVVVLPSGMPATIAGIDLFDREVTEAYPPMSVTIRLNEDVDVSRGDLIARPNNQPAVTQDVDAMVAWMSTTPLRPRQKLLVKHTTRTVKALVKELDYRLDVNTLHRDLEAGELGVNEIGRVRLRTQQPLLLDPYSRNRTTGAFILIDEATGVTVGAGMVND, encoded by the coding sequence ATGGACCTGCTCCGTTTCGCCACCGCCGGATCCGTCGACGACGGCAAGTCGACCCTCATCGGCCGCCTGCTCCTCGACTCGAAGGCGATCTTCGAGGACCAGCTCGCTGCCGTCGAGGCCACGAGCGCATCCAAGGGCTACGACTACACCGACCTCGCGCTGCTGACCGACGGCCTCCGTTCGGAGCGCGAGCAGGGCATCACCATCGACGTGGCCTACCGCTACTTCGCGACCCCGACCCGCAAGTTCATCATCGCGGACACGCCGGGCCACGTGCAGTACACGCGGAACATGGTCACCGGCGCCTCTACCGCCGACCTGGGCCTGGTGCTCGTCGACGCCCGTCACGGGCTCACGGAGCAGTCGCGACGCCACGCGGTGCTCCTCTCGCTGCTGCGCGTGCCCCACCTCGTGCTCGCCGTCAACAAGATGGACCTCGTCGACTACTCGGCCGAGCGGTTCGAGGAGATCAAGCGCGAGTTCAGCGCCTTCGCGACGAAGCTGACGATCCCCGACCTGACGGTCATCCCGATCTCGGCGCTCAAGGGCGACAACGTGGTGACGCGGTCGGCCAACATGCCCTGGTACGACGGCTCCTCGCTCCTGCACCACCTCGAGAACGTCCACGTGGCCTCCGACCGCGACCTCCGCGACGCTCGCTTCCCCGTCCAGTACGTCGTGCGCCCCAAGTCGGACGAGCACCACGACTACCGGGGCTACGCGGGCCAGGTGGCCGGCGGCGTCTTCAAGGCCGGCGACGACGTGGTCGTGCTGCCCTCCGGCATGCCGGCGACGATCGCGGGGATCGACCTGTTCGACCGGGAGGTCACGGAGGCCTACCCGCCGATGTCGGTGACCATCCGGCTCAACGAGGACGTCGACGTCTCCCGCGGCGACCTGATCGCGCGACCCAACAACCAGCCCGCCGTGACGCAGGACGTCGACGCGATGGTGGCATGGATGAGCACGACGCCGCTGCGCCCGCGGCAGAAGCTGCTCGTCAAGCACACGACGCGCACGGTCAAGGCCCTCGTCAAGGAGCTCGACTACCGGCTGGACGTCAACACGCTCCACCGCGACCTCGAGGCCGGCGAGCTCGGCGTCAACGAGATCGGTCGCGTGCGCCTGCGGACGCAGCAGCCGTTGCTGCTTGACCCCTACTCGCGCAACCGCACGACCGGCGCGTTCATCCTCATCGACGAGGCGACGGGTGTGACGGTCGGAGCGGGGATGGTGAACGACTAG
- a CDS encoding O-antigen ligase family protein — protein MRTLKSDALVWAATFFAVAIGSVLLAHDPAVTLSILVGAWVVGACLGSPRVAWVSLLVAVSLNGLSLPAGGVDVRFELIVLPVFLLSIVANGIPIRVPARILLPAAAYLSLLFFSSAAVAPVPAASLWIAVQIAGGVLLFVAVQSSHLDIERCVRDALRVMGAICSVALAALALARGGVLPPGQWGVAEDFRLIGFSIETNIFAAQCVGIVAVVLAARLKLESGDRLLFLIVCAAVVLAGTRSAWIALAVVIIIFALRDVLKRPARLLGAGLIGLGGLVLLPLATSQRRQVSEESLTWRLANLTNFDSGTGFYRLEIYRQAVDELGEWPRWLVGSGVNSYSQYHLIDATNRYAEYLGNFFLATLYDGGVLALVAFAVLIWSAMRENFNAGHVGVLLSVLICAAITNTIWFQFAWLYLSVGFAAASHRSHRRDEARINV, from the coding sequence ATGAGAACTCTAAAGTCCGACGCGCTTGTCTGGGCAGCAACCTTCTTTGCCGTTGCGATCGGCTCGGTGCTTCTTGCGCATGACCCCGCAGTCACACTCAGCATCCTGGTGGGTGCCTGGGTTGTCGGAGCATGCCTAGGGAGCCCCAGAGTAGCGTGGGTCTCCCTTCTCGTTGCTGTCTCCTTGAACGGCCTCTCGCTCCCAGCCGGCGGAGTAGATGTACGGTTCGAGCTGATTGTTTTACCCGTATTCCTGCTATCAATAGTCGCCAACGGAATACCAATAAGGGTTCCCGCGCGAATACTGTTGCCGGCCGCTGCCTACCTGAGTCTGCTGTTCTTTTCTTCGGCGGCAGTTGCGCCCGTTCCTGCTGCAAGTTTGTGGATCGCTGTGCAGATCGCCGGCGGCGTACTACTATTCGTAGCGGTTCAGTCCTCTCACCTCGATATCGAGCGATGTGTCCGCGACGCGCTTCGCGTGATGGGCGCGATCTGCTCCGTAGCGTTGGCAGCGCTTGCCCTGGCACGTGGTGGTGTTCTGCCACCGGGGCAGTGGGGGGTCGCCGAGGACTTCCGATTGATCGGATTCTCGATCGAGACCAATATCTTCGCGGCTCAGTGCGTGGGGATCGTTGCGGTGGTGCTCGCAGCGCGTCTAAAACTTGAGTCTGGCGACAGGCTCCTGTTCCTCATTGTTTGCGCTGCAGTCGTGCTGGCGGGTACTCGATCCGCGTGGATCGCGCTAGCGGTCGTAATCATCATCTTCGCTTTGAGAGATGTGTTGAAGCGACCAGCGCGACTTCTTGGAGCCGGTCTCATAGGCCTCGGTGGTCTGGTTCTGCTTCCATTAGCAACGTCTCAGAGGCGTCAGGTAAGCGAAGAGTCGCTCACTTGGCGACTGGCGAATCTTACGAACTTCGACAGCGGCACTGGATTCTACCGACTTGAGATCTACCGGCAAGCAGTCGATGAGCTTGGCGAGTGGCCTCGATGGCTTGTGGGATCGGGTGTGAACTCGTACTCACAGTATCACCTCATAGATGCAACCAACAGATATGCGGAATACTTGGGAAACTTCTTTCTCGCGACTCTGTACGACGGCGGTGTGCTAGCCCTCGTGGCGTTCGCCGTCCTTATCTGGTCCGCCATGCGGGAGAACTTTAATGCCGGTCACGTTGGAGTGCTTCTTTCAGTTTTGATCTGCGCCGCCATTACTAACACAATTTGGTTTCAGTTCGCATGGTTGTACTTAAGCGTGGGATTTGCGGCTGCCTCCCATCGAAGTCACAGAAGGGACGAGGCGAGAATCAATGTCTGA
- a CDS encoding DUF1972 domain-containing protein, producing the protein MGTKPLRVAIIGTRGYPSYYGGFETAVRRIAPAFADQGWDVTVYGRPGSTKPDDPANDPRVKPVETKGLNRNALSTLTYGLTAVLHAIAKRQQVALIMNVANGYWLPLLKLFRIPTVVNVDGIEWERAKWSKLGKRVFYTGAKLTARFADELIFDAEAIGDYWAREFNRTGTFIPYGGDEVGRLPCPDMVRSGEYVLVVARFVPENSVGEFFDAADELSRENSVVVLGTGSPELEARARELSERHEKFKWLGHVSNDQLLHGLWQHAGAYFHGHSVGGTNPALVQAMACGAPIVARNTVYNAEVLAGAATLVEPDPRQIASAAASLLASADRRLSVSRAVRARAAERYTWSEVVDLYIETVATTVRVSRD; encoded by the coding sequence GTGGGCACCAAGCCACTGCGAGTAGCGATCATCGGCACACGCGGCTATCCAAGCTACTACGGAGGTTTTGAGACAGCCGTGCGCCGAATAGCGCCTGCGTTCGCCGACCAAGGTTGGGACGTGACTGTCTATGGACGTCCTGGCAGCACGAAGCCCGACGACCCAGCCAACGATCCAAGAGTCAAGCCTGTTGAGACTAAGGGACTGAACCGGAACGCGCTCAGCACACTGACCTACGGACTTACTGCCGTGCTGCATGCCATTGCGAAACGTCAACAAGTCGCTTTGATCATGAACGTGGCTAACGGATATTGGCTACCCCTGCTGAAGCTGTTTCGCATTCCGACAGTTGTCAATGTCGACGGGATCGAATGGGAACGCGCGAAGTGGAGCAAGCTCGGAAAGCGCGTCTTCTACACGGGGGCAAAACTCACCGCACGATTTGCCGATGAGTTGATCTTCGACGCCGAGGCCATTGGCGACTACTGGGCACGGGAGTTCAATCGAACCGGAACATTCATTCCGTACGGCGGCGACGAAGTCGGAAGGCTTCCGTGCCCCGACATGGTCAGGTCTGGCGAGTACGTTTTGGTAGTCGCCAGATTTGTTCCGGAAAACAGTGTAGGCGAGTTCTTTGACGCGGCTGACGAACTTTCTCGTGAGAACTCCGTCGTGGTCCTGGGCACGGGATCTCCCGAACTGGAGGCCCGCGCCCGCGAGCTCTCTGAACGCCACGAAAAGTTCAAGTGGTTGGGTCATGTGAGCAACGACCAATTGCTACACGGACTCTGGCAACACGCAGGTGCATACTTTCACGGCCACAGCGTCGGCGGCACAAACCCCGCACTTGTGCAAGCAATGGCTTGCGGCGCGCCAATCGTCGCTCGCAACACCGTGTACAACGCGGAGGTGCTCGCGGGTGCGGCGACACTTGTCGAACCCGACCCGCGACAGATCGCTTCTGCCGCTGCCTCTTTACTTGCTTCCGCGGACCGTCGGCTCAGTGTAAGCCGCGCCGTGCGAGCTCGAGCTGCGGAACGATACACATGGTCGGAAGTGGTCGACCTCTACATCGAAACAGTCGCAACGACCGTCAGAGTCAGTCGGGATTAG
- a CDS encoding amidohydrolase family protein produces the protein MSDSPTSTSPTSTSARARSDALVFRNAVVVTMDATRRVLEDADVLVVGNRIEAVGPGLQVPEGTREVDAAGGIVMPGMIDTHRHMWQTALRGYGADWTLTQYFVWNYLEHGIKFRPQDIFAGNLLSGIEAIDAGVTTSVDWSHGLSTVEHAEAAVDALEAVPGRFVLGYGNIHAAPWEWTHDADFRSFVERRMPRSDMLGFQLAFDVTGDPAFPEKAAFEAARELDVAVTTHAGVWGATNDNGVRLMHEHGFMEPRTVYVHAATLSDDSYQRIAATGGTASVSAESEASCGQGYPSSWALRRHGIGISLSVDTSVWFSADMFAAMRSTLSSDRSREHQEAHANGDTVTHLGLRAKDVVEHATLGGARALGLDHLVGSVEVGKRADLVLIKNDRSPAMFPLLNPYGHIVFQAQRGDVHTVLVDGRVVKEAHELVGVDLTAARSTVGDTVAHLRATLGEEAWVGGMNPDIPESKVLDNPYTYTDFADASTHEA, from the coding sequence ATGTCCGACAGCCCCACCTCGACGTCGCCCACGTCCACGTCCGCGCGCGCCCGCAGCGACGCGCTGGTCTTCCGCAACGCCGTGGTCGTCACGATGGACGCCACGCGCCGCGTCCTCGAGGACGCCGACGTGCTCGTCGTCGGCAACCGGATCGAGGCTGTCGGTCCCGGCCTGCAGGTCCCGGAGGGCACCCGGGAGGTCGACGCGGCCGGCGGCATCGTCATGCCCGGCATGATCGACACCCACCGGCACATGTGGCAGACCGCGCTGCGGGGCTACGGCGCCGACTGGACGCTGACGCAGTACTTCGTGTGGAACTACCTCGAGCACGGCATCAAGTTCCGCCCGCAGGACATCTTCGCCGGCAACCTGCTCAGCGGCATCGAGGCGATCGACGCCGGCGTGACCACCTCGGTGGACTGGTCGCACGGGCTCTCGACGGTCGAGCACGCGGAAGCGGCGGTCGATGCGCTGGAGGCGGTGCCGGGCCGCTTCGTCCTCGGCTACGGCAACATCCACGCCGCGCCGTGGGAGTGGACGCACGACGCCGACTTCCGGAGCTTCGTCGAGCGGCGGATGCCGCGCTCCGACATGCTCGGCTTCCAGCTGGCCTTCGACGTCACCGGCGACCCCGCTTTCCCCGAGAAGGCCGCCTTCGAGGCAGCCCGTGAGCTGGACGTCGCGGTCACCACGCACGCCGGCGTGTGGGGTGCGACCAACGACAACGGGGTCCGCCTCATGCACGAGCACGGCTTCATGGAGCCGCGGACGGTGTACGTGCACGCGGCGACCCTCAGCGACGACTCCTACCAGCGGATCGCGGCCACGGGCGGCACGGCGTCGGTCTCGGCGGAGAGCGAGGCCAGCTGCGGCCAGGGCTACCCCTCGAGCTGGGCGCTGCGGCGCCACGGCATCGGCATCTCCCTCTCCGTGGACACCAGCGTCTGGTTCAGCGCCGACATGTTCGCGGCGATGCGCTCGACGCTGTCGTCGGACCGCTCGCGCGAGCACCAGGAGGCGCACGCGAACGGGGACACGGTCACGCACCTGGGCCTGCGGGCGAAGGACGTCGTCGAGCACGCGACCCTGGGCGGCGCCCGGGCCCTCGGCCTCGACCACCTCGTCGGCAGCGTCGAGGTCGGCAAGCGTGCCGACCTCGTGCTCATCAAGAACGACCGCTCACCCGCGATGTTCCCGCTGCTCAACCCCTACGGCCACATCGTGTTCCAGGCGCAGCGCGGCGACGTGCACACCGTGCTGGTCGACGGCCGCGTGGTGAAGGAGGCGCACGAGCTGGTGGGCGTCGACCTGACCGCCGCCCGCAGCACGGTCGGCGACACGGTGGCTCACCTGCGCGCCACCCTCGGCGAGGAGGCGTGGGTCGGTGGCATGAACCCCGACATCCCGGAGTCGAAGGTGCTCGACAACCCGTACACCTACACCGACTTCGCCGACGCGTCGACCCACGAGGCGTGA
- a CDS encoding glycosyltransferase family 4 protein yields the protein MYDGIWAASGPPSGRNVVRSVLKAWIDIAPEDEIWVLCKPGEGRVVRETFGAGSISLRTVEAKSGQHLLSILTHSGSYDATFTQNFVPPFVRAHSKIVLIHDLIYKDSPDWFTRRERAYLSPLLPLARGADVVITTSKSEAKRIEKYLPRTPITPVGLGLHLGLSDSRPKPPVGVNPQARFLLIVGRLNERKNLERVLRAVDDHSVLAGRQIYIAGSPDGLHHKQSASSQSLRYLGYVTDDEMAWLYGNCDLVVFGSLDEGFGMPVAEAAHFGAPIALSDIAVFRELDPGASFFDPRDERSISQVVSDALREARPCQAKVPTWNTIAHNIRSEAARA from the coding sequence TTGTACGACGGGATCTGGGCGGCGAGTGGCCCGCCATCGGGCCGCAACGTGGTCCGGTCTGTACTGAAAGCGTGGATTGACATCGCCCCCGAGGATGAGATCTGGGTTCTTTGCAAGCCTGGCGAAGGACGTGTCGTTCGCGAGACCTTCGGCGCGGGCAGCATCAGCTTAAGAACTGTTGAGGCTAAATCAGGTCAACACCTCCTATCAATTCTGACGCACTCGGGCTCGTATGACGCGACCTTCACACAAAACTTCGTGCCCCCGTTCGTTCGCGCACACTCAAAGATTGTCCTTATCCATGACCTCATTTATAAGGACTCTCCTGACTGGTTCACTCGGAGGGAGCGGGCGTATCTGAGTCCTTTACTGCCGCTGGCGCGCGGGGCCGACGTCGTCATCACGACCTCCAAAAGCGAGGCTAAGCGCATCGAGAAATATTTGCCCAGGACTCCCATTACTCCGGTCGGCCTCGGCCTTCATCTCGGACTTTCAGACAGTCGACCCAAACCTCCGGTTGGCGTAAACCCCCAAGCACGATTTCTCCTGATCGTCGGCCGCCTGAACGAACGCAAGAATCTGGAACGTGTCTTGCGCGCTGTTGACGATCATTCGGTCCTTGCGGGGAGGCAGATTTACATCGCGGGGAGCCCAGACGGTTTGCATCACAAGCAGTCCGCATCTAGTCAATCACTCCGCTACCTGGGGTACGTAACTGATGACGAGATGGCATGGCTCTACGGAAACTGCGATCTGGTTGTGTTCGGCTCTTTGGATGAGGGATTCGGAATGCCGGTAGCCGAAGCCGCCCACTTCGGGGCGCCCATTGCGTTGAGCGACATTGCAGTGTTCCGCGAACTGGACCCTGGGGCCTCGTTCTTTGACCCGCGCGACGAAAGATCAATAAGTCAAGTGGTCTCCGATGCGCTACGCGAGGCTCGGCCATGTCAGGCAAAGGTTCCAACTTGGAACACGATCGCCCACAATATTAGAAGTGAGGCAGCGCGTGCGTAG
- the cysD gene encoding sulfate adenylyltransferase subunit CysD → MSVTHPDYRLSQLDQLEAESIHIFREVAAEFEKPVLMFSGGKDSIVMLRLAEKAFYPAKVPFPVLQVDTGYDFPEVLACRDEWVARLGLRLIVASVEEAIATGVVVDDGRTTRNRMQIGTLLNAIETEGFTAAFGGGRRDEEKARAKERVYSHRDEFGQWDPKNQRPELWSLFNGRIHEGEHMRIFPLSNWTELDIWHYLDREQISIPSIYFSHQRRVFERDGMLLSESEHNPLRAGEVAEERTVRFRTVGDLTLTGCVESTAATTAEIIDEIAVARVTERGATRGDDRFSEAAMEDRKKEGYF, encoded by the coding sequence GTGTCCGTGACCCACCCCGACTACCGCCTGAGCCAGCTCGACCAGCTCGAGGCCGAGTCGATCCACATCTTCCGCGAAGTCGCCGCCGAGTTCGAGAAGCCCGTCCTGATGTTCTCGGGCGGCAAGGACTCGATCGTGATGCTCCGGCTCGCCGAGAAGGCCTTCTACCCGGCGAAGGTCCCGTTCCCCGTGCTGCAGGTCGACACGGGCTACGACTTCCCCGAGGTGCTGGCGTGCCGCGACGAGTGGGTGGCCCGCCTGGGACTCCGCCTCATCGTGGCCTCCGTCGAGGAGGCGATCGCGACCGGCGTGGTGGTGGACGACGGCCGCACGACGCGCAACCGGATGCAGATCGGCACCCTCCTCAACGCGATCGAGACCGAGGGCTTCACGGCAGCCTTCGGCGGCGGTCGCCGCGACGAGGAGAAGGCTCGGGCGAAGGAGCGGGTCTACTCCCACCGCGACGAGTTCGGCCAGTGGGACCCGAAGAACCAGCGCCCCGAGCTGTGGAGCCTGTTCAACGGGCGCATTCACGAGGGCGAGCACATGCGGATCTTCCCGCTCAGCAACTGGACCGAGCTCGACATCTGGCACTACCTCGACCGGGAGCAGATCTCGATCCCGTCGATCTACTTCTCCCACCAGCGTCGGGTCTTCGAGCGTGACGGCATGCTGCTGAGCGAGAGCGAGCACAACCCGCTGCGGGCGGGCGAGGTCGCGGAGGAGCGCACGGTCCGGTTCCGCACCGTGGGCGACCTGACGCTCACCGGCTGCGTGGAGTCGACCGCCGCGACGACCGCCGAGATCATCGACGAGATCGCCGTCGCCCGTGTCACCGAGCGCGGCGCGACCCGCGGCGACGACCGGTTCTCCGAGGCCGCCATGGAGGACCGCAAGAAGGAGGGCTACTTCTGA
- a CDS encoding glycosyltransferase family 4 protein, with protein sequence MSDYKVFLVSAFACHPEMSSEAGIGWQFLLEICEYAAENDAQVIAFMNRRSAAATSVALEERGITCAKLVGIDPPRSLGFLLDPRLTRLEYLAWFIAVRSAIKRLVSQGSRFSVAWHVTFASELLPVPFANLDLGRGFKVWGPVGSSGDWRVFLLKPREGRWLVDAMLQWCRNQVSVAIARRTAREMDLVLTQSPQLKLALGERAQVFPNLVIPADLLPRGTPSTEPKSKGISILAAGHLVPRKRFALLLGALASPELKDASLTIAGAPLPGTSAYLPSLAETLGVRGRVNFLGKVNRKKLLELMSEHDVFAHCAAREGAPGVVGEAATVGIPIVTFNLTGAAAVLRASGGHGIEVDSRNFDIHRLSSALVAAAGMGRNSAPPVWDQDRIRTKVEFVVSGRGDAEASDLA encoded by the coding sequence ATGTCTGATTACAAGGTATTTCTTGTCTCGGCCTTTGCCTGCCATCCGGAAATGAGCAGCGAAGCTGGGATTGGTTGGCAGTTTCTCCTCGAGATCTGCGAGTACGCAGCGGAAAACGACGCGCAGGTCATTGCCTTCATGAACCGGCGGTCGGCGGCGGCGACGTCTGTGGCACTTGAGGAACGCGGCATCACTTGCGCGAAGCTAGTCGGGATAGACCCGCCCCGATCTCTAGGATTTTTGCTTGATCCTAGATTGACGCGTTTGGAGTACCTTGCCTGGTTCATCGCGGTCCGCTCAGCCATAAAGAGGTTGGTTTCGCAGGGTTCGCGGTTTTCTGTGGCTTGGCATGTAACATTCGCTTCTGAGCTCCTGCCGGTACCATTTGCTAATCTGGACCTAGGCCGAGGGTTCAAGGTTTGGGGGCCTGTCGGTTCATCCGGCGATTGGCGAGTTTTCTTGTTGAAGCCTCGTGAAGGTCGTTGGCTTGTTGACGCGATGTTGCAATGGTGTCGAAACCAAGTCAGTGTGGCTATCGCGCGTCGGACAGCGCGTGAGATGGACTTGGTGCTTACGCAGAGCCCGCAGCTGAAACTAGCATTGGGTGAGCGGGCGCAGGTCTTCCCGAATCTGGTGATTCCAGCGGATCTGCTGCCTCGCGGAACTCCGTCGACAGAACCGAAGTCAAAGGGAATATCGATCCTGGCGGCCGGCCACCTTGTGCCTAGGAAGCGTTTCGCGCTACTTCTGGGGGCCCTTGCGAGCCCAGAGCTGAAGGATGCGTCACTCACAATCGCGGGTGCGCCGCTTCCTGGTACCAGTGCTTATCTCCCGAGTTTGGCTGAGACTCTTGGTGTGAGAGGACGGGTCAACTTCCTGGGAAAGGTGAATAGGAAGAAATTGCTTGAGTTGATGAGCGAGCATGATGTTTTCGCTCATTGTGCTGCGCGAGAGGGCGCGCCTGGCGTGGTGGGAGAGGCCGCGACCGTTGGAATTCCAATAGTGACGTTCAATCTGACTGGCGCGGCGGCAGTCTTGAGGGCTTCTGGGGGCCATGGGATCGAAGTTGATTCTAGGAATTTTGATATCCACAGGTTGTCGTCTGCACTCGTCGCGGCTGCCGGGATGGGAAGGAATTCAGCACCGCCAGTTTGGGATCAAGATCGGATCCGTACGAAGGTCGAGTTCGTGGTGTCGGGTCGCGGTGACGCCGAGGCGTCCGACCTTGCGTAA
- a CDS encoding glycosyltransferase family 4 protein, protein MTSIAGLPGRVFSSVLNILKGGRAGDVILVFSVWQLPDALIAKFLGRRRLILDFHETFSNRFMTLLLKVLIRLCAWRTIAPSFAVLETLPRWPQVHDATVVPRPVSLLPQARSLTKSAPIVIAIVGQVVEHKGVRELLELPWGETSTKLRIIGIKSKLTMSDYEAKVREIAESIGVEVVERTNDLAAALDGCSAVVNASRHEAFGRTLAEAAVLGLTPIAIGKDGPAEVIGEVGHGLIFENLEQFEVALLDGTLEKQIRETEREPMVLRARELFSPSTVGRRYWDLFGATSPDTVS, encoded by the coding sequence ATGACGAGCATTGCCGGGTTGCCGGGTCGGGTCTTCTCGTCTGTTCTAAACATCCTCAAGGGTGGCCGGGCGGGCGATGTCATTCTTGTGTTCAGCGTGTGGCAACTTCCCGACGCGCTGATCGCAAAGTTTCTCGGTCGACGACGCCTAATTCTGGATTTTCACGAGACTTTCAGCAATAGGTTCATGACCTTGCTTCTGAAGGTTCTTATCCGGCTTTGCGCGTGGAGAACAATTGCGCCAAGTTTTGCGGTTCTGGAAACGCTGCCTCGGTGGCCCCAAGTGCACGATGCGACGGTAGTTCCACGACCGGTGAGCCTCCTCCCGCAAGCTCGAAGCTTGACCAAGTCCGCGCCCATTGTCATCGCGATTGTTGGACAGGTGGTCGAGCACAAAGGTGTCCGGGAACTGCTGGAGCTACCGTGGGGCGAGACAAGTACCAAACTTCGGATCATCGGCATCAAGTCGAAGCTCACCATGTCTGATTACGAGGCCAAGGTACGTGAGATTGCGGAATCCATCGGCGTTGAGGTCGTTGAACGAACGAACGACCTCGCGGCTGCCCTCGATGGGTGTTCCGCGGTTGTCAACGCTTCCCGGCACGAAGCATTCGGTCGGACGCTAGCTGAGGCAGCTGTGTTGGGGCTTACTCCGATTGCCATAGGCAAAGACGGCCCTGCGGAGGTCATAGGCGAGGTGGGCCACGGACTGATCTTCGAGAATCTCGAACAATTTGAAGTCGCCCTGCTGGACGGCACTTTAGAAAAGCAAATTCGCGAAACTGAGCGTGAGCCTATGGTTTTGCGAGCGCGTGAACTTTTCTCGCCGTCCACTGTTGGTAGAAGGTACTGGGATCTTTTTGGCGCGACGAGTCCTGACACAGTGTCATGA